The following proteins are co-located in the Bosea sp. AS-1 genome:
- a CDS encoding tripartite tricarboxylate transporter permease, with product MLNTVIHAFGLVFQFDVMVAIVASAFYGLTVGALPGLSATMATALLVPVTFYLSPIAAIATIITASAMAIFSGDIPGCLLRIPGTPASAAYTDEAYAMTRKGQAETALGICLWFSALGGIAGTLSLMLIAPLLAEMALSFSTYENFWLAMLGLMCSTLVARSSPIKAIAAMLLGLLITCIGIDNPGGVPRFTFGSTDLLGGIEVIPALVGVFALAEVMRSLTERDPPKIENRRLGSILKGQWQLTKEYPKQQTRGNIVGIIIGVLPGAGADMAAWVSYAMAKRFSKTPEKFGTGHPEGLIEAGASNNASLASGWVPALLFGIPGDTITAIAIGVLYMKGLNPGPTLFTTQAESMYALYIIFILGNIIMIPFGIIMIRLASRVVGAPRAAVMPVIMIFCAVGAFATAGNNLFAVWCVAIFGLIGFVMEKNGYPVAAMVLGIVMGTMVEQNFVTSLIKSDGSVLPFFERPVSSVLAAMTFAALLWPVFSWTRDWLRGRRAVAA from the coding sequence TGTGATGGTCGCCATTGTCGCGTCCGCCTTCTACGGGCTGACGGTCGGCGCGCTGCCGGGCCTCTCGGCCACGATGGCGACGGCGCTGCTCGTGCCGGTCACCTTTTACCTCTCGCCGATCGCGGCGATCGCGACGATCATCACGGCCTCGGCGATGGCGATCTTCTCCGGCGACATTCCAGGCTGCCTGCTGCGCATCCCTGGCACGCCGGCCTCGGCTGCCTATACGGATGAAGCCTATGCGATGACGCGCAAGGGCCAGGCGGAGACGGCGCTCGGCATCTGCCTCTGGTTCTCGGCGCTCGGCGGCATCGCCGGCACGCTCTCGCTGATGCTGATTGCGCCATTGCTCGCCGAGATGGCGCTGTCCTTCTCGACCTATGAGAATTTCTGGCTCGCCATGCTCGGCCTGATGTGCTCGACGCTGGTGGCGCGCTCCTCGCCGATCAAGGCGATCGCGGCGATGCTGCTCGGCCTGCTGATCACCTGCATCGGCATCGACAATCCCGGTGGCGTGCCGCGCTTCACCTTTGGCTCGACCGATCTGCTCGGCGGCATCGAGGTGATTCCGGCGCTGGTCGGCGTCTTCGCGCTGGCCGAGGTGATGCGCTCGTTGACCGAGCGCGACCCGCCGAAGATCGAGAACCGGCGCCTCGGCTCGATCCTCAAGGGCCAGTGGCAGCTCACCAAGGAATATCCGAAGCAGCAGACGCGCGGGAACATCGTCGGCATCATCATCGGCGTGTTGCCCGGCGCCGGCGCCGATATGGCGGCCTGGGTCAGCTACGCCATGGCCAAGCGCTTCTCGAAGACGCCGGAGAAGTTCGGCACCGGTCATCCGGAAGGGCTGATCGAGGCCGGCGCGTCCAACAACGCCTCGCTCGCCTCGGGCTGGGTGCCAGCGCTGCTCTTCGGCATTCCCGGCGATACGATCACGGCCATCGCCATCGGCGTGCTCTACATGAAGGGACTGAATCCCGGGCCGACGCTGTTCACCACGCAGGCTGAGAGCATGTACGCGCTCTACATCATCTTCATCCTCGGCAATATCATCATGATCCCCTTCGGCATCATCATGATCCGGCTGGCGAGCCGTGTCGTCGGGGCGCCGCGCGCGGCGGTGATGCCGGTGATCATGATCTTCTGCGCAGTGGGGGCCTTCGCCACGGCAGGTAACAACCTGTTCGCGGTCTGGTGCGTCGCGATCTTCGGCCTGATCGGCTTTGTGATGGAGAAGAACGGCTATCCGGTCGCGGCGATGGTGCTCGGCATCGTCATGGGCACGATGGTGGAGCAGAACTTCGTGACGTCGCTGATCAAGTCGGACGGCTCGGTGCTGCCCTTCTTCGAGCGTCCCGTGTCCTCGGTACTGGCGGCGATGACCTTCGCGGCGCTGCTCTGGCCGGTGTTCTCCTGGACGCGCGACTGGCTCAGGGGCCGCAGGGCGGTGGCGGCCTGA